Proteins from one Oryza sativa Japonica Group chromosome 12, ASM3414082v1 genomic window:
- the LOC4352293 gene encoding protein cornichon homolog 2-like — MSIELILWLFSFASIMVLIGLTAYQLICLSDLEFDYINPYDSSSRINSVVLIEYALQGALCASFLLTLHWFPFLVMAPVAYYHGKLYMDRKHLVDVTEIFRQLNWEKKYRMIKLAFYFSLFIITIYRLVMTAVTLFIDEDANLVDTRTI; from the exons ATGTCCATCGAGCTCATCCTGTGGCTCTTCTCCTTCGCCTCCATCATGGTCCTCATCGGCCTCACCGCCTACCAG CTTATATGTTTATCTGATTTGGAGTTTGATTATATCAACCCATACGATTCTTCATCTCGCATCAACTCAGTGGTCCTTATAGAATACGCACTCCAAGGGGCCTTGTGCGCTTCTTTCCTCTTGACACTGCATTGGTTCCCGTTTCTAGTTATGGCACCAGTAGCATACTACCATGGCAAATT GTATATGGATCGGAAACACCTTGTAGATGTTACCGAGATATTCCGGCAACTCAATTGGGAGAAAAAATACAGGATGATCAAGCTTGCATTCTACTTTAGTTTGTTTATTATAACGATCTACAG GCTTGTGATGACGGCTGTGACGTTATTCATTGATGAGGATGCAAATCTGGTTGACACTAGAACTATTTAG
- the LOC4352294 gene encoding uncharacterized protein — translation MEEIAGGAGSSEGRRRPRHRGEAKASAVPACYHRPSAGSCHHACKYGGAHAFEERESRRPAAAQPRPRKTPPPPPLAAATAMAKLRSASSRRRVGDLTKPVKAGKKAAATAVDDTGKKGDAGVVVWKDIVAYESTPLPPEKTTIAAGGGDARKKKDVSVTKGKKPIKSSPHGKSKIVAESTDDVIDGPSSKKKLVKSVGSKLTGKPPPSPELKAGEKSTPPSSHKSKKKMTTTRTNSLKPPKPKRNLVEISQQISHQSSSSSAANDIKEEKPHNPPCQEEKKSGMAPPPSPPPRPSHRRARSMSITGSAKSVRFPFTRQASRSTTTTTTTAFKVIRSRSSRAAATAAPPEDAPATTRLRFFRRGDAGGSSSGGGGGSGFHLRMRSLRRRGSIGGTAAAGGGGGFVVPAVALRHQKTLEKKRSRRLYNSVIEETAGKLAIARKSKVKALVGAFESLISKIGK, via the coding sequence ATGGAGGAGATCGCCGGAGGGGCCGGGAGCAGCGAggggcgccgccgtccgcgtcaCCGCGGCGAGGCGAAGGCCAGCGCCGTCCCTGCTTGCTACCACCGGCCGTCGGCTGGGTCCTGCCACCACGCCTGCAAGTACGGCGGCGCGCACGCCTTCGAGGAGCGGGAGtctcgccggccggcggcggcccagCCGAGGCCCCGgaagacgccgccgccaccgccgctcgcggcggcgacggcgatggctaAGCTGCGGTCGGCGTCGTCGCGGAGACGGGTCGGGGATCTCACCAAGCCCGTGAAGGCCGGGAAGAaagcggcggccaccgccgttGACGACACGGGGAAGAAGGGCGACGCCGGCGTGGTGGTGTGGAAGGACATCGTGGCGTACGAGTCAACCCCACTGCCGCCGGAGAagaccaccatcgccgccggcggcggcgacgccaggAAGAAGAAGGATGTGAGTGTGACCAAGGGGAAGAAACCAATCAAATCATCTCCACATGGTAAGAGCAAGATCGTCGCTGAATCAACCGATGACGTCATCGATGGACCATCATCGAAGAAGAAGCTGGTCAAATCCGTCGGGTCGAAGCTAACCGGCAAgccgcctccatcgccggaGCTCAAAGCCGGCGAGAAATCGACTCCACCTTCTTCTCACAAGAGCAAGAAGAAGATGACCACGACCAGGACGAACAGCTTGAAGCCTCCCAAACCGAAGAGAAATCTCGTCGAAATTAGCCAACAAATTTCTCaccaatcatcatcatcatcagcagcaaATGATATCAAAGAAGAGAAGCCACACAACCCTCCTTGCCAAGAAGAGAAGAAATCcggcatggcgccgccgccgtcgccgccgccgcgaccgtcGCACCGGCGAGCGAGGAGCATGAGCATCACCGGCAGCGCCAAATCAGTCCGCTTCCCGTTCACGCGGCAGGCGAGCaggtccaccaccaccaccaccaccaccgccttcaAGGTCATCCGCTCcaggagcagccgcgccgccgcgacggcggcgccaccagAAGACGCGCCGGCGACGACACGGCTCAGATTCTTCAGGaggggcgacgccggcggcagcagcagcggcggtggcggcggcagcggattTCATCTCAGGATGAGGAGCCTCAGGAGGCGAGGCAGCATcggcgggacggcggcggcgggcggcggcggggggttcgtggtgccggcggtggcgctccGGCACCAGAAGACGCTGGAGAAGAAGCGGAGCCGGCGGCTGTACAACAGCGTGATCGAGGAGACCGCCGGGAAGCTCGCCATTGCCAGGAAGAGCAAGGTGAAGGCGCTCGTCGGCGCCTTCGAATCGCTCATCTCCAAGATTGGAAAGTAG